One genomic segment of Hordeum vulgare subsp. vulgare chromosome 2H, MorexV3_pseudomolecules_assembly, whole genome shotgun sequence includes these proteins:
- the LOC123428128 gene encoding probable isoaspartyl peptidase/L-asparaginase 2 — translation MARWAIAIHGGAGVDPNLPEHRQEEAKRVLARCLQVGVDLLRAGATALDVVEAVVRELETDPCFNSGRGSALTRAGTVEMEASIMDGRGRRCGAVSGVSTVRNPVSLARRVMDKSPHSYLAFDGAEDFARDQGLEVVDNSYFITEENVGMLKLAKEANSILFDYRIPLAGADTCSAQAAATENHNNNGMVMNGLPISIYAPETVGCAVVDCNGFTAAATSTGGLMNKMTGRIGDSPLIGAGTYACGHCAVSCTGEGEAIIRSTLARDVAAVMEYKGLPLQEAVDFCVKERLDEGFAGLIAVSGTGEVAYGFNCTGMFRGCATEDGFMEVGIWE, via the exons ATGGCACGCTGGGCCATTGCCATCCACGGCGGCGCGGGCGTGGACCCGAACCTGCCGGAGCACCGCCAGGAGGAGGCCAAGCGGGTGCTGGCCCGGTGCCTGCAGGTGGGCGTGGACCTGCTGCGCGCCGGCGCCACCGCGCTGGACGTGGTGGAGGCCGTGGTGCGGGAGCTGGAGACGGACCCCTGCTTCAACTCGGGCCGCGGCTCGGCGCTCACCCGCGCCGGCACCGTCGAGATGGAGGCCAGCATCATGGACGGCCGCGGCCGCCGCTGCGGCGCCGTCTCCGGCGTCTCCACCGTCCGTAACCCCGTCTCCCTCGCCCGCCGCGTCATGGACAAGTCCCCGCACTCCTACCTCGCCTTCGACGGCGCCGAGGATTTCGCCCGCGACCAG GGTCTTGAGGTTGTGGACAACAGCTACTTCATCACGGAGGAGAACGTGGGCATGCTCAAGCTCGCCAAGGAGGCCAACAGCATCCTCTTCGACTACCGCATCCCGCTCGCCGGGGCCGACACCTGCAGCGCGCAGGCGGCGGCGAccgagaaccacaacaacaacggcatGGTGATGAACGGGCTGCCCATCAGCATCTACGCGCCGGAGACGGTGGGGTGCGCCGTGGTGGACTGTAACGGCTTcacggcggcggccacctccacgGGCGGGCTCATGAACAAGATGACGGGCCGCATCGGCGACTCGCCGCTCATCGGCGCTGGCACCTACGCGTGCGGGCACTGCGCCGTGTCGTGCACGGGCGAGGGCGAGGCCATCATCCGCTCCACGCTGGCGCGGGACGTGGCCGCCGTGATGGAATACAAGGGGCTGCCTCTGCAGGAGGCCGTGGACTTCTGCGTCAAGGAGCGGCTCGACGAGGGGTTCGCCGGGCTCATCGCCGTGTCCGGCACCGGCGAGGTGGCATACGGGTTCAACTGCACCGGCATGTTCAGAGGCTGCGCCACCGAGGACGGATTCATGGAGGTCGGCATCTGGGAGTGA